A genome region from Pseudomonas pergaminensis includes the following:
- the sctR gene encoding type III secretion system export apparatus subunit SctR — protein sequence MILQGLDPLVLAVFLAALSLMPMLLIVCTAFLKIVIVLMITRNAIGVQQVPPSMAINGIALAATLFVMAPVGYEIAESVKASPLDLSNVQTFLQTGNEAIKPLRAFMLRNVDADVLTHLLENTARLWPAQMAQEVQREDLILLIPAFVLSQLQAGFEIGFLIYIPFIVIDLIVSNLLLALGMQMVSPMTISLPLKLLLFVMVSGWSRLLDSLFLSYL from the coding sequence ATGATACTTCAGGGGTTGGACCCCTTAGTCCTGGCCGTGTTTCTGGCGGCATTATCGTTGATGCCCATGCTGTTAATCGTCTGCACGGCATTCCTGAAGATCGTGATTGTACTGATGATCACCCGTAACGCCATCGGTGTGCAGCAGGTGCCGCCGAGCATGGCCATCAATGGCATAGCGCTTGCGGCCACGCTATTTGTCATGGCGCCTGTAGGGTATGAAATCGCCGAAAGTGTCAAAGCTTCGCCGCTTGATCTGAGCAACGTACAAACGTTCCTGCAGACAGGAAATGAAGCCATCAAACCTTTGCGTGCCTTCATGTTACGCAACGTCGATGCGGATGTGCTCACACACCTGCTGGAAAACACCGCACGCCTGTGGCCCGCGCAGATGGCCCAAGAGGTGCAGCGCGAAGACTTGATCCTGTTGATCCCGGCGTTCGTGCTGTCGCAGCTGCAGGCGGGATTCGAGATCGGCTTTCTGATCTATATCCCCTTCATCGTCATCGACTTGATTGTGTCCAATCTTCTGTTGGCGCTGGGCATGCAAATGGTCTCGCCGATGACCATTTCCCTACCGCTCAAATTACTGTTGTTCGTGATGGTGTCCGGTTGGTCGCGATTGCTCGACAGTCTGTTCCTCTCCTATCTCTGA
- a CDS encoding FliM/FliN family flagellar motor switch protein gives MLVPLLTLPSVNGITVAARRRLGRGLCMPFQVAGQRGQLRLEPGRAPARGEVVCLETVCGVLALAEAGPLLSLLGECPVTLAPTGNDPDSWFWELFQYHLSPQVKTLLGYLRLLETEPPKAFGCRLSVSLGQSRVEGYVWLAPASFLALCDAGPWRATAGPMPTSFRLAIAVTLGRLRLPIAQARSLRTGDVLVPEQSFFQAQGSGHVQVGKQRLHGCIDDNSGPLCLTLTSIEDTSVDEEFLAPHYSGDEGDEPVTDIFGDEPFDELSMALNIRCGTLNLTLGELRNLAPGAVLGIGGYAPGMAGLYYGDRPIGLGQLVEVDGRLGLQLSRVMFGR, from the coding sequence ATGCTAGTGCCGTTGCTGACATTACCTTCGGTCAATGGCATTACAGTTGCCGCCCGGCGCAGGCTGGGGCGTGGCCTGTGCATGCCGTTTCAGGTAGCCGGGCAGCGTGGTCAGCTGCGGCTCGAACCCGGGCGCGCCCCTGCACGTGGTGAGGTGGTGTGCCTCGAAACGGTGTGTGGAGTGCTGGCGCTTGCCGAGGCCGGGCCGCTGCTCAGCCTGCTGGGTGAGTGTCCTGTGACGCTGGCCCCGACGGGCAACGATCCGGACTCCTGGTTCTGGGAATTGTTCCAGTATCACCTGAGTCCTCAGGTGAAAACCCTGCTGGGCTATCTGCGATTGTTGGAGACCGAACCACCCAAGGCATTCGGCTGCCGCCTCAGTGTGAGCCTGGGGCAATCCCGGGTTGAGGGATATGTGTGGCTGGCTCCCGCGAGCTTCCTGGCCTTATGCGATGCCGGGCCATGGCGTGCCACAGCCGGGCCGATGCCCACCTCGTTCCGCCTGGCCATTGCAGTCACCCTCGGGCGCTTGCGGTTACCAATCGCGCAAGCACGCAGCCTGCGGACTGGAGATGTGCTGGTGCCTGAGCAGAGCTTTTTTCAAGCCCAGGGCAGCGGTCATGTACAGGTTGGCAAACAACGACTGCATGGATGCATTGACGATAACAGTGGGCCGTTGTGCCTGACCCTTACTTCAATCGAGGACACGTCTGTGGACGAAGAATTCCTGGCTCCCCACTACTCCGGGGATGAGGGCGATGAGCCTGTGACGGACATATTTGGCGACGAGCCGTTCGATGAGTTGAGCATGGCGCTGAATATACGCTGCGGCACGTTGAACCTGACCCTGGGCGAGTTGCGAAACCTCGCGCCGGGAGCGGTGTTGGGCATTGGCGGTTACGCGCCAGGCATGGCGGGCCTCTATTACGGTGACCGACCGATTGGCCTGGGACAGTTGGTGGAAGTCGATGGGCGCCTGGGGTTGCAACTGTCTCGCGTGATGTTCGGCCGATGA
- the sctS gene encoding type III secretion system export apparatus subunit SctS, with protein MEPIVLFKQGMLLVVVLSAPPLIVAVVVGVMTSLVQALMQVQDQTLPFGIKLVAVGITLIMTGRWIGVELIQLINLTFDMIGRSALN; from the coding sequence ATGGAACCCATCGTGCTGTTCAAGCAAGGCATGTTGCTGGTGGTCGTGCTATCGGCACCGCCGTTGATCGTCGCGGTGGTGGTCGGGGTCATGACGTCCCTGGTGCAGGCGTTGATGCAGGTACAGGACCAGACGCTACCCTTCGGCATCAAGCTGGTGGCGGTGGGGATCACGCTGATCATGACCGGCCGTTGGATTGGCGTTGAGTTGATCCAACTGATCAACCTGACCTTTGACATGATCGGCCGATCGGCCCTGAACTGA